Part of the Calditrichota bacterium genome, GAATTGTCAGCGCTGCCGACCCGGGGTCAAAATGAACTTCATTGCCCTGAAGCGACATCTTCAAGTCTCCGTTGCGGTCAAAAACGGAAATCGACGAAAGAGCCGATTTTAAAGAAGATTCGATGATGTTTTCCGGGAAAAACGCTTTTTGCTTCGCTAAATCCACTTTAGCGCCGGCGTCGCCGAGCAGCTTCAACGCTTCCTCGTTTTCAATAAGAACGCCGACTTTGTTCAAAACGAGATACGATTGCTCAAGGATTCTTTGAATTGAATCTTCGGACAGCAACGTTAAACTGGGATGTTCAGCCATTTTTTTCTCCGATTTTTAGGATTGGCTATAAACAAGGAAGGTACAATTTATAAGTAAAAAAATATTTTGTGAAAGTCAATGATTTTTTGCGTCTCGCGCGGAAATAGGCAACTCGTCTCTGCGATGGAATTTACAGGAAAATTGATAAATGAATCGCTCTGATCAGCAATATTTTCCGCCAAAATAATTTCTGACAAAACAGCACTTTTTTTGAAAGAATAAAAAGTCAATCCCGTTTGTATTTTTCGTTTGAAACCCCGAGTCAAAACTTACGTTTAAAAAAAAAGTAACTACTCAGCCTCGAAGCCGCCAAGGCTCCAAGATTTAATTGGTTAGTAAAAAAATAATTTTTTGAGAACCGCTTTGAATAAAAATGTGTTTTGAACAAGCGCTCAGGTTCATTCAGCGGTTGCAATCAGTCAATTTTCGAAAACACGGGCAATAAATTCTTTCAATATTTTAGAATTCGCTTACGTTAGAATCTCGTTTTGTGTTAATTTATTACTAATTTAAACTTGAAGTCTTCGAGGTTTGTGACGGAATAATTACAAAAAAAGCAAGTCGGCCTCTTTAAGATTCTTTTCATTGAAAGATAAACAAAAAAGGAACTCCATGAAAATCTGGCAAAAACCATCTGTCTTTTTCATCGCGATTTCGTTTACTTTATTAATTTCTGGAAACAGTTTCGCGCAAAAAAATTACGGCATCTTGAAAGGCGTAGTGGTCGACGAATCCAATCAAAGCCCGCTGCCCATGGTCAATGTAATGATTGAGGGCACTACTATTGGAACAGCGGCGGATTTGAAGGGAAAATTTGAAATAAAAAAAGCACCGGCAGGGCTGATCACGGTGCGCGTGCAAATGATGGGCTATGAGATGCGCGTTATTCCTAACGTGGCGATTACGCCGGAAAAGACGACATACATGAAAATTGAGCTGAAGCCCACAGTGCTCGAGAGCGATAGCGTGATTGTCACTGCCGGGTATTTTCACGAAGCAAAAGACGCCGTAGTGAGCAATCGCAGCATGGATTTTGAGGAAATTCGCAGCGATCCCGGTAGCGCAGAAGATGTGCAGCGAGTTGTCCAGGCGCTGCCGGCGGTCGTTTCCGGCTCGGACAAAGAAAACGAAATTATTGTCCGCGGCGGCATGCCCGGAGAAAATCTTTTTATCATGGACAATATTGAAATTCCCAATCCCAACCATTTCGGCGAACAGGGCACCGGCGGAGGTCCGATAAATATGCTCAACCCCTATTTCATCCACCGCGTTGATTTTTATGCCGGCGCTTTTCCCGCCCGTTACGGCGACAAGGCGTCGTCGGTGATGGATATTTCTCTGCGCGATGGCAGCCGCGAAAGTTACATGGGACATTTTTACGCCGGAATGCACGGCGTTGGCG contains:
- a CDS encoding TonB-dependent receptor plug domain-containing protein; protein product: MKIWQKPSVFFIAISFTLLISGNSFAQKNYGILKGVVVDESNQSPLPMVNVMIEGTTIGTAADLKGKFEIKKAPAGLITVRVQMMGYEMRVIPNVAITPEKTTYMKIELKPTVLESDSVIVTAGYFHEAKDAVVSNRSMDFEEIRSDPGSAEDVQRVVQALPAVVSGSDKENEIIVRGGMPGENLFIMDNIEIPNPNHFGEQGTGGGPINMLNPYFIHRVDFYAGAFPARYGDKASSVMDISLRDGSRESYMGHFYAGMHGVGAMAEGPIRKGKGSFILSARKSFLDYFVCGFDCRAQILQFARENEL